The Lasioglossum baleicum chromosome 3, iyLasBale1, whole genome shotgun sequence region ctcattttgaaGGGGAAATTTCAGGGATTATAACTCACCGAACACAacgtaaaaaaaaaggaatttgtttacatttttcgacattataaagtcaattattgaggttgaaaaaattatttcatagtaGCCCAATCTTTtctgaataaaagaaaaagaatgtagctcaatcggacaaaaattgcaatttcgaaGGCCTGTCacttataaaaaaatttgaaactggcaaaatgatgactttaaACCCTtcccccctaatttcacgtggactacaacatatttcatttagaacaaactCAATGAGGGTGACGTCAAAAAGTGAttgatttggcatggaatgatccACTGCGTCGAATACTTTGCATAGAAGATTATTTAGATTATATCTTACTTTCGCCAGGAAAGTGTACCTTACTTTGTTCAATGTCTTGCTGCGACGAGCACAATTCCAAATTACTGTTACTTCTAACACGAAGTCTTAGAGGTACTTCAGGGGGATTGTTGGATGCCTCGTCTCCATGGTCATGACCTGCTGATCGAGAACTTTTACTAGCAGAATTAGTTCTCAATCTATCAGTTTCGTTGTTAAGAGCCAACGAGCCATGCATCATAGACTCGGCGGTAGCATCCATGCTAGAATTAGGATTGCTTGTGCTTTGTTGTACTGTACGCATACAATATTTAATAGTAGCTAACCACGATCTCATGTCGTTCGAATTGTGTGCTTCTATGACAAATTCCATATTCTGTGTCTTTAACACAAACGTATTCTCATGATCCGGCATTTCTAGTGCGGTTGTTTCTCTAGCCTCTGTTATCGCCGAACAAAACACACCGCTACGTGGTTTCACAGCTTTTGGAGGAGAATAAAATTCCAACATGTATCCACCGATGGCTTTTATCAAAGCCAATCTAGACTTTTCCCATTTCTGAGTTCCGTCTATATTTTCTCCCATCAAGGAATTCACGATACCTTCTTTTCTGCATTCTACTACGATCTTTGAAAGTTTAGCTTTCGAATGTTTATCCCTACGATGTTCGTTGTGAGATAATTCCACCTCGTCACTTTGTTGTTTATGAAAGAAGCTCTTTCCCTTTTTAAGCCCTTTGAACGACAAGCGCCTAAAGAAGGGTTTATGAACAGATTTCGGTGAAATCGCATCTCCATCGTGTTCCGAATAATCGCTGAACTCTTCGTGAGACGAGGCGTGAATAGCGGCGCTATTGTTCTGATTCGTAACAGTAACGTCCCTATCGTTTGTTGCCGTATGTCTTGCATCGTACAAAGATGGCGATCTGTAAAATTACGTTGGAATAAATCAAAACTGCACATGTATCTTCTATTAAACTAACTATAATCTATGAGATTACGGTAGTTCCCTAAAAGAAACATTGAAAGTCACGTGTCAATTTGAGATCGAATaccaaaagaaaaataaaagatgGTAGAAAAAAAGGATATTTGCTGAAGAATTAAAAGCAGACCTGACTGTGCGACGCAAGTATTCCGTTTCAAAATGTTCGCAGAAGCTTTCGACGAATTTCCTTAGAAAGTCGCGATGGGAGAGATTCGATCTGGCGCATTCGGGCAGGTTTAAACTGACATAGGTGCAAAACGCTTTAGCGAAATCGGAAGCCGAAGCGCGGGCGTGTCTCTCACAGAATTCTATCCAACCAGGTGCAGCTTCGGGCGACACGGCAACCGCCGGCGCCGTTGTTGTTGTTGGCGTAGCCGTCGTCGTCGCTGTGACTGTTATCGCTGCCGTCGTAGTAGTTATCGTAGTCGATATTATTGCACTGGTTATCGGTGTTGCCGCAGTTATGGTATAAAAACTCATTACCTGCGTCTGTCTAGCGAAGGGGACTAAGGATCTCCCCTTGCCACCACACAGCTACGCGAAATTCTTTACACAACCACAAAATTTCTGTATACAAAGAGCATACGACCGAGCACATAcctgtacatatatacatatatgtatatatatattctttttttatatataatatatactatattgtataatatataattgtatatatatatatatatttatatatatagttgcacatatattttttatatatatgtatatatatatatatatatatatgtgtgtatgtatatatacatacaattaTTAATCTCTATCGCACTCCTTGCCTCCTCCGTGTTCGTATAATGAAACAAATGAAAACAAGATAGCGCACCTACTAGTaaattttactattgttttcgtACAAAACTGTCGAAATCAGTGACCAAATATCATCGGATTGAATTGCTTTTGATAAAGAAGAAACAGATGCTGTTTCCGTTAGAGCGACTCGAATGAAACAGAAGCAATCGATGATTGTTTCAATGGATTACGAATGATCGGTACACTGTGGGAGTAATAGTAATATGTCCGCGGTTTTCAGTGACGGTTGGGATCTTTGTAGGAGTAAGCGACGCCGATGATCGCGGCTCTTTTCTAATTCTGTCCGAAAAACATACAACCCTACACATACAACATATTCGAACAAGCGACTGATATCTTTCTTACTTACACAACTATAAATTCTCTCGCGTACGGCATACAGTTCGTTTAGGACTGCATGTTTTTCGGCAAGAATTGGCCAGAATTAGGAGATAGACCACACGTTTGTTGGTGACGCTTGATTTCCCGGTGAATGGAATTTTAGTTGTTCCAGAAGCACAATCATGTACCATAGAATGGCGCGAACATTACTCAGTgtataatgttgatttttattAGAATGTATGTATAGAATATTCTGTCTACATTGGTCTTCTATTGAATTTCAAGTTCAAGTAACAAAATCTTTGCTTCTAAGCATGATCTTAGTCTTAGACTATATAAATTTATAGACACGGCCCAGATAATTTGCTTTGAAGCAAAGATAAAGTAGTACCAGGCTACCATAGacttatagagatagactgtgcggcctgtacgaagcattGAAGCCTGCCATGGCGGCTGGTCGTATGTCGTATATCTATCTCACTCGCACACCGATAGTTagtgggggcgcagcgagccagtCAACTATTACTTCCTACGAATTCCCCACTTTCATTGGTCAATTACAAAGAGAGCGTCTTACGACCATAACAGGCTCTCTCTATTTCACTCTTTATTGCTCTTTATACCCCGGCCGCCATGACAGGCTTCAACTTCGTACAgaccgcgcagtctatctctacaAGCATCTACAAGTCTATGGTGTAAACGGACGATGGTGGCCAATGGTGGCGCCGGTTGCAGCAATATATCCGTTGAGATTTCGTCATTTTTTAGGGTTTCCAAATCAAGGGGGTATTTAGACTCATTTTTCCAGGAATGCGAGGGTGGCTTGCAAAGACgggctttttcagtagtcgaaagcgctagattaaagatcaatctaggctacgatcgccctcgaaagtcttatttttacgtttacgtgcTGTAATTTGCTTTATTCGTAAGCATATATACAGCTGCGAATGTAGCTCTTTTCATAAAGCTacgaaaaataggaaatttggggacgactgcctagattgatcttttatctagcgcttttggctactgaaaaaccctaACTTTGCATTatcgcatcccgcacccttgcaatcctggaaacgtgaCTACCTTGTTGACAAAGTGGTAGAAGGGTAGCatggaaaataaaagttgttgTACACACAAGTTGGCTTTTAACGCATTGACTTTATTttgatgtttttttttttaaatctcttCGATATAAAATTTGTGTCTAACGATGCCACGCACTCAACTATCTCACAGTTAAGGATCGTTCCGTCCTTCGTTTCTCTTATATACACGACTAGGTCTAAGGCCGTAATTCAACGTGTCTTTCTCAATACCATAGCATCTGAAAGTATTTGTATACATGTCGGaagtatatatttaattgtttcaataattttgaatcTTTACTACAACGCATTGCCAATAATTTACGCATCAAATTTGAACTCTCGTAGATTTCTCGGGactcattattaatataatttatactgttcaacagaggaacaaattagaaatTAAGAGCTTCACACAGCTTTGCCTGTGCAAATCATACATGAtcgtaagtttttgtaaaaacaaTCTTAAACAGAATCCGATTAGAGTAGAGTTCTCTTCATAATTGTTTCACATCTATTCCAAGAAAGATGTAAACGTGGTGAATATTATTGTATGCGCGTGTGTAATATTAGAATTTCGTGTTAACGACCTCCGagcgaataataattaaatgtttagtatGGGAAGATCACCTCTCTGAACACATACACAGATGCTTTTCTGTCACAATTGATCGTTTTTAACGACATGATTTGTCgaatctctctttttctttctttcttcttgcGTTTTCCTTAATTCACCTTGTTTCTGCTTCGAGCATCTCGCGCATCAATATCATATAACGAAACCCGTTGTTCACAAATTTGCTAAATTTGTAACTGTCTGTTAGTTCTCTCGCCATCGTTTGTTAAACATCGCATAACTAAATGCAATTCATTTGAATTTAGAAGAATCGTGTCAATCTATTTCCATGCTTTCCATCCATTACAGTGAATCGTCACGTATGAAAGCGCGAGCAGAAAAATATGCCATGTACTCTTCTCTCTCATTTATACCGTTTCGATAATTGCTTggcgtaaaaaaagaattttttacttGGAGTACTTGGATCTTCGAAGGTACGTGCAACACCAGCCTAGTAAATAGCACTCTGCACCAACCTTTACAGATTGTATTTTGGCTTAACAAGTGTTTACAAAGTCATGCGAGCTATTGTGGTTGTAATGTTTCTCAATTTTGTATTAGTTACAGTCCCTCTTTTCCTTTCCGTGATATATCGTGTAATATTGTATAAGCGCAACCAGTCAATATACTCTTTCGACGTATATGCGATTGCCAATCTTCTATTCACATTTCGCTTTTTTACTATAAATCGATCTTTAAAATCGCGTTTATTCATCTCTTTGTTCCTTTtaaatattacattaaaattagtAACTCATAGCCTTGGAGGATGATAAGTTGCGTCAAAGCACGCTTCGTGACCATGTTTTGTATTAGATTAGGTTTCAAACATAATATTCGAGGGACGAAAAATCACTGCGGACAGTTTGTAATCAACTGTCTCGttcgaaagaaaaaggaaaggtCACTTTCAAGATGAACAGCACTTTTGTTTCATGTCAACGTGTCTCGATCTTGTCGTAAAAGCTGTTATCGGTTGAATAAGCGTTCTTTGTTTGAATACGTTTGAAAGGATGCGGCGTTATTTTCCGTTGGAAGAGTTGAAACGCCGTTAACGAGAAAAGAAATACGTAGTATACATACGGCTGTTGATAGAATGGATACGCAACTTGCACAGCTACTCGTTAATGTATTCTCAATCGATGTTGACTGCAAGCGATAAGTGATAAGCTTCGTTCAAGTGCCTAACGCCATCGTGAAAGTAACTCGAATTTGTAAACCTTAGTCTATTTCTGCAGAATACTAGTAGTTCTTCCTTCCTTTGTCCATATTAGATCACAACTACTGATTGTGCGGCAAAATTACTGGTATAGTTTGTTGCGCTCCGGGAGGTGGCTGCGGTGGTAGATATGGCATGTGCTGTGGCGGTATTGGTATATGAGGAGGAATTATAGGGCACATTATTGGATAACTTGGAGCGTGGCCTTGAGGAGGTGGCGGTGGATACGAGGGTTGTGGAGTACCAGGAGGGTTGTAGGTACCTGGTGTGTGAGGTGGATTGGGATTCGCTGGAGAGGGGGTTTGACTCGGTGGTTGTTGACCGACATGCGGGTGAGGATGAGTATGGGGACCCATATACTGAATGCCAGGAGCCTGCGGTCCGGGCGAGTCGTGGTGATGATATGGTGTCGCCATGTGCGGCGGTGGTGGCGGTGCCTGAACCATGCGTACCATTTGTTGATACGTTGGTTGACCGTGATAAGGTACCTGGAATGGTGGGTGTAGAGGAGCTGGCGCCATCAATGGCTGTCCAGTCGCGGCTACTACTTGCATTTGAGAAGCTATGTCTTGCGCGCGATGCTGCGCGTGCATCACTGGCACTGAAATAATCAGAACAAGAACTCAACGTATATTACTGACATTTCCCGGAAATTAGATGTAGAAATCAGCTCTTTCCGATGTTGCGTTACGTGTAATCGAGAATATGAACGCAACAAACTTGTCGCCATTCCAGTTTTAGGCCGCTACAATATCGTTCGAGAAATACTTACACGTTTCAAATCGATTAATGGTCTCGATTCCACCGGAACATTGATCAGAGTACATTTCTACACCTAATCAAATTCACGTGTTTTCTATGGTATCACGAAAAAATGTGAATTAAGACAAATTAAAGAGATTAAACAAGATGCGGATACCTAGATACTGACCCTTCCGGAACCTTGTCACAGGTTGAGCTGGAGGTTGACTGAACGCAGTGGGTGGTTGGCTGGTCATAACGTATGCTGGCATGACTACGGTCGCAGGCATTGTAGCACCGGTGTATTGAGGTGTTTGTGGAGTATGCGGCCTGCTGGGTGTCGGTGTACTTGGCGAACGCTGAAAATgttcatttatatgtatatcgcTAACTAATTCACTACTCCCTCCGCCCTGCATTGTTTCgctcttttatttttatctttagTAGTAAAGATTAATTGGCTTACCGGTGTGAAGGGCTTAGTATTTGGATTAAATTCTTTAGCGTTTGGATTTAGGGTTGACTTCTTGAAAGCCGTCGTAATTTTTTCGACCGTGGGTTCTGGTGGAGATTGCGCTACAACCGGTGTATTTGTTGTagtttgttgttgttgctgctgctgctgttgttgctgctgctgcgttGATTGTGGTGGACTCGACGATCTTACGGGTAACGGTCCTGGTGGTGGCTTACTAGTGACTACACTTTCTTCTTGAACTGTTTGACTTtgatgttgttgttgctgctgctgctgctgcgggCTCGGATGTTGTTGTTGCGGTTGTGGTTGCTGTTGCGACTGTTGTTGTGTCGAGTGTTGATGAGACGGTTGGTGATGTGTTTGCGTAATTTGCGACGAAGAGTGAGAATcctgttgatgttgatgttgttGCTTTCTCGTTACCGGTGGTGTATCTTGTGCTTGCGTCTCTGCCAATTTAAAATCTGTGACGAACTGCCGCAATTCCGTATGCTGATCGTCTCTGCTCCGTGGCGTTGGAACCTTGAACGATTAGAAGCATTTCAGTAAAGTCGGAAGATTAATTCTTCAATATTAAcaccttgccctacaatatcgtgtcagactcgtgatgaagattgagaacagagtctaataaacagcctgcggatctttatgcaaaataaaaattgtgtgcatcgattgcaagaaatagaaaccaaattcaatgttactccttcccttaacgattttaatagaggagaaatcatacattaACATCATCAATtctcaaaattttaaattttatccacccaattttgatataaatgagtaaagattcgcagtctactaataaatatatgtatgttattttcatttcctttaaaccgagatgaaattctattttggtttcgataatgtatagttattgcaGAACATATGGGCATGcaatttaggaaattacgaagaaAAAGGTTCTattcactgaaaccgtaaaataaatcgtagggcaaggggttaatagagCGAAGATTCAATTACCTTCCGGTGATCGGATTTGTGTGAAACAATGTCGCATCGTTGTCCCTCGACTGAATTTTGCTGTTGCAGCTGAACGTGTTGCTGATGCGACGATTGCTGTTGTTGATGAGACGCAGTGACGTTCGCTTGGGGAAACGGTGCTGGCGGCGCTTTGTCCGCTTGATAGACTTGTTGTCTGCCAGGACGTTCGCGTTTCTCTGTACTCATTTTAGACGACGACGTTTGCTGTTGTTGCGATGGAAAGCTCACTTGCGGTATAGAAGGGGTAGCTTGAGATTGTTGTTGCGTCTGCTGCATCACAGGCACTGGAAATACACCATAACGAGCGATCATTTCATGAGTACTATCGGCACAGAGTAGAGGGATCGACATCTGTTGACGTCTGCTTAACGGGGTAGATTCGTTTCCAGGATGCGCCATCTCATTTcctaataatgcaaagatgggatttttcagacgtcaaaagcgctagataaaagatcaatctaggccgtgaTCGtcttcaaaagtcctatttttacgtttacgaggcgtaatttgcattattcggcagcatattGCTGTCGCATTTTTAGGAAAATAGCTACAGTAAACTCCCATATTAATGAAGCCCCATGCATTGACTTTAACAATGCAGAACTAGATCTCGAAGAATCCcatctttaaatttttaatagctacacgcgcagctgt contains the following coding sequences:
- the Lnk gene encoding SH2B adapter-like protein Lnk isoform X2; the encoded protein is MSFYTITAATPITSAIISTTITTTTAAITVTATTTATPTTTTAPAVAVSPEAAPGWIEFCERHARASASDFAKAFCTYVSLNLPECARSNLSHRDFLRKFVESFCEHFETEYLRRTVRSPSLYDARHTATNDRDVTVTNQNNSAAIHASSHEEFSDYSEHDGDAISPKSVHKPFFRRLSFKGLKKGKSFFHKQQSDEVELSHNEHRRDKHSKAKLSKIVVECRKEGIVNSLMGENIDGTQKWEKSRLALIKAIGGYMLEFYSPPKAVKPRSGVFCSAITEARETTALEMPDHENTFVLKTQNMEFVIEAHNSNDMRSWLATIKYCMRTVQQSTSNPNSSMDATAESMMHGSLALNNETDRLRTNSASKSSRSAGHDHGDEASNNPPEVPLRLRVRSNSNLELCSSQQDIEQTTNEGETDLSSSLREYPWFHGTLSRSDAAHLVLHSAANGHGVYLVRQSETRKGEFVLTFNFQGRAKHLRMTLNDQGHCRVQHLCFPAIYDMLEHFRQNAIPLESGGTADVTLTEFVVANEFVVANHTTRAGHHNVSVSGTTQQQQLQERRPPATLEPREVRTYGGSIRTRVESLERLDQQNNVAEHQSSSVSGGRAIQNSYCFL
- the Lnk gene encoding SH2B adapter-like protein Lnk isoform X1, encoding MSFYTITAATPITSAIISTTITTTTAAITVTATTTATPTTTTAPAVAVSPEAAPGWIEFCERHARASASDFAKAFCTYVSLNLPECARSNLSHRDFLRKFVESFCEHFETEYLRRTVRSPSLYDARHTATNDRDVTVTNQNNSAAIHASSHEEFSDYSEHDGDAISPKSVHKPFFRRLSFKGLKKGKSFFHKQQSDEVELSHNEHRRDKHSKAKLSKIVVECRKEGIVNSLMGENIDGTQKWEKSRLALIKAIGGYMLEFYSPPKAVKPRSGVFCSAITEARETTALEMPDHENTFVLKTQNMEFVIEAHNSNDMRSWLATIKYCMRTVQQSTSNPNSSMDATAESMMHGSLALNNETDRLRTNSASKSSRSAGHDHGDEASNNPPEVPLRLRVRSNSNLELCSSQQDIEQIATNEGETDLSSSLREYPWFHGTLSRSDAAHLVLHSAANGHGVYLVRQSETRKGEFVLTFNFQGRAKHLRMTLNDQGHCRVQHLCFPAIYDMLEHFRQNAIPLESGGTADVTLTEFVVANEFVVANHTTRAGHHNVSVSGTTQQQQLQERRPPATLEPREVRTYGGSIRTRVESLERLDQQNNVAEHQSSSVSGGRAIQNSYCFL
- the Lnk gene encoding SH2B adapter-like protein Lnk isoform X3, which gives rise to MSFYTITAATPITSAIISTTITTTTAAITVTATTTATPTTTTAPAVAVSPEAAPGWIEFCERHARASASDFAKAFCTYVSLNLPECARSNLSHRDFLRKFVESFCEHFETEYLRRTVRSPSLYDARHTATNDRDVTVTNQNNSAAIHASSHEEFSDYSEHDGDAISPKSVHKPFFRRLSFKGLKKGKSFFHKQQSDEVELSHNEHRRDKHSKAKLSKIVVECRKEGIVNSLMGENIDGTQKWEKSRLALIKAIGGYMLEFYSPPKAVKPRSGVFCSAITEARETTALEMPDHENTFVLKTQNMEFVIEAHNSNDMRSWLATIKYCMRTVQQSTSNPNSSMDATAESMMHGSLALNNETDRLRTNSASKSSRSAGHDHGDEASNNPPEVPLRLRVRSNSNLELCSSQQDIEQIATNEGETDLSSSLREYPWFHGTLSRSDAAHLVLHSAANGHGVYLVRQSETRKGEFVLTFNFQGRAKHLRMTLNDQGHCRVQHLCFPAIYDMLEHFRQNAIPLESGGTADVTLTEFVVANEFVVANHTTRAGHHNVSVSGTTQQQQLQERRPPATLEPREVRVSSGSLTPLE
- the LOC143221808 gene encoding uncharacterized protein LOC143221808 isoform X1; this translates as MNSKRKNRSNTNRSPRARGPQERCVAAEGVYNNAHFMHAITSHVGNIVQIQTLNGSVYEGIFRTFSSQFDVVLEMAHRVEDSGKISVESVVEKLIFKPQDIITMSAKDVDLEYAIRDTFQTDTAISKYNGVIGEKELEPWDAPPVTMNGDDLELDGTTNGWDANDMFRKNEQKYGVQTTYEPTLAAYTLPLQRKDTKDYKEQEQKAAEIANEIESQPNHKARLELENGDEEERFAAVVRPNEGKYIPPPLKKKNGNSGKMMRTNEPPPSPGPAATNKNIFNQQPPSNVNVNIPPASNLPIGMQSAHPSSVQHPVSLNMGMPPSGVVVTYNNPPPPFVPPPATQPPPPVPVMQQTQQQSQATPSIPQVSFPSQQQQTSSSKMSTEKRERPGRQQVYQADKAPPAPFPQANVTASHQQQQSSHQQHVQLQQQNSVEGQRCDIVSHKSDHRKVPTPRSRDDQHTELRQFVTDFKLAETQAQDTPPVTRKQQHQHQQDSHSSSQITQTHHQPSHQHSTQQQSQQQPQPQQQHPSPQQQQQQQQHQSQTVQEESVVTSKPPPGPLPVRSSSPPQSTQQQQQQQQQQQQQTTTNTPVVAQSPPEPTVEKITTAFKKSTLNPNAKEFNPNTKPFTPRSPSTPTPSRPHTPQTPQYTGATMPATVVMPAYVMTSQPPTAFSQPPAQPVTRFRKGQYLVPVMHAQHRAQDIASQMQVVAATGQPLMAPAPLHPPFQVPYHGQPTYQQMVRMVQAPPPPPHMATPYHHHDSPGPQAPGIQYMGPHTHPHPHVGQQPPSQTPSPANPNPPHTPGTYNPPGTPQPSYPPPPPQGHAPSYPIMCPIIPPHIPIPPQHMPYLPPQPPPGAQQTIPVILPHNQ
- the LOC143221808 gene encoding uncharacterized protein LOC143221808 isoform X2 — translated: MNSKRKNRSNTNRSPRARGPQERCVAAEGVYNNAHFMHAITSHVGNIVQIQTLNGSVYEGIFRTFSSQFDVVLEMAHRVEDSGKISVESVVEKLIFKPQDIITMSAKDVDLEYAIRDTFQTDTAISKYNGVIGEKELEPWDAPPVTMNGDDLELDGTTNGWDANDMFRKNEQKYGVQTTYEPTLAAYTLPLQRKDTKDYKEQEQKAAEIANEIESQPNHKARLELENGDEEERFAAVVRPNEGKYIPPPLKKKNGNSGKMMRTNEPPPSPGPAATNKNIFNQQPPSNVNVNIPPASNLPIGMQSAHPSSVQHPVSLNMGMPPSGVVVTYNNPPPPFVPPPATQPPPPVPVMQQTQQQSQATPSIPQVSFPSQQQQTSSSKMSTEKRERPGRQQVYQADKAPPAPFPQANVTASHQQQQSSHQQHVQLQQQNSVEGQRCDIVSHKSDHRKVPTPRSRDDQHTELRQFVTDFKLAETQAQDTPPVTRKQQHQHQQDSHSSSQITQTHHQPSHQHSTQQQSQQQPQPQQQHPSPQQQQQQQQHQSQTVQEESVVTSKPPPGPLPVRSSSPPQSTQQQQQQQQQQQQQTTTNTPVVAQSPPEPTVEKITTAFKKSTLNPNAKEFNPNTKPFTPRSPSTPTPSRPHTPQTPQYTGATMPATVVMPAYVMTSQPPTAFSQPPAQPVTRFRKVPVMHAQHRAQDIASQMQVVAATGQPLMAPAPLHPPFQVPYHGQPTYQQMVRMVQAPPPPPHMATPYHHHDSPGPQAPGIQYMGPHTHPHPHVGQQPPSQTPSPANPNPPHTPGTYNPPGTPQPSYPPPPPQGHAPSYPIMCPIIPPHIPIPPQHMPYLPPQPPPGAQQTIPVILPHNQ